The genomic region GACCCTGGATGACGTCGTTGTACCGCCACGGATAGATGAGCTGGGTCAGCGCGGCGCAGGCCAGCAGCGCCACCGGCAGGCGACCGGGCAGGCCCCACGGCCGGCCGCCGAGCCCCGGCGCCGGCGCGCTGCCGACGCCACCCCCGGCGGCCCCGACGCCACCCCCGCCACCCCCGGCGGCCCCGGCGTCCGACGCGGCCGCGGGGGCGACGGCCAGGCCAGCGGCGACCAGCGCGAGGATCCACACGAGGTACTGCGGGCTGAGCACCCGGGCTGTCACGACGACCACGACGACCAGCGCGAGGGCCCGCCCGGCGAGCGTCCCGGCCATCGCCCGCGGGTCCTCGCCACCGCCGCCCGTCGAGACCATGCGGGCCTCGCCCGTCGGGGCCCTGAAGGTCTCGTCCGGCATGTCCGCCGCGTCACCCGTCCGGGCGGGTCCGGCCGCCGGCCGGCGGCCCCGCGTCCACCACCACGCCGCCGCCGCGACGATGACGACGCCCTCGACGAGGCTGCACGCGGTGGCGACGGCGCGGGCCACCGAACCGCCGAACTGCAGGGAGCCGTAGGAGTAGGCGGGCGCCGGGCCGCCGAGCATGTGGGCGACGACGAACGGCGTCGCGGCCACCGCCTCGATCTGCAGCCCGCGGGCCTGCTGCGCGCCGAGGAAGCCCAGGATGTCGCGCCACCAGCCGGTCAGCGCGACGACGGCGGCAAGCAGCCCCACCGCGCCCGCCAACCCGCCGGCCAGCCGGGCCGCCCCCGCCCGCAGCCGGGCCGGCCACCGGGCCGGGGAGCCTGCCGGCGCCGGAATCGCGACCAGCAGCAGCAACGGCCACACCTTGAGCAGCGTCCCCACGCCGAGGTGGAAGCCGGCGCGGCCGAACCGGGCCCGCGACACGGCGAGCACCGCGGCGAGCCCCGCCGCGGCCGGAAGCAGGTCGAACCGGGCCAGCGCCACGGGGCCCAGGGCGGTGATCCCAAGCACCCAGAACAACGCCGCGCCACGGTCGCGCCGCGCCAACGCGGCGGTCACGGCGAGGTCGGCGAGGAGCGTCAGCACGACGAACGCCACCCGATAGGGCACCGCCGAAAGGGTGTGAGCCAGCTCCGGCAGCACCAGCGCGACCGCCGCCCCGGGCGGGTACTGCCAGCGGTCGTCGCCGACGGGCAGCCCGCCGCCGTGGCCGAGATCGTGCGCCCAGCCGGCGTAGATCCGAACATCACCGAGGACGGTCTGCTGAGCACCGAACGTCTGGCCGGTCAGGACGCCGGCGACGAGCAGGGTGCGAGTGAGCAGCCAGCCGCCCCACAACCGGCGGGCGGCCGATCGGGGTGCCCCCGGACCGGTCCGGGATGTGGCTGCCCGGCCGGCGGCGGCGGTCGCCCGCGGGGCGGGCGGGCGGGGCGCCCCGGCGGACGGGGCCGACTGATCCGGGCGCACGCCCGCGACCGTACCCGCCCGTTCGGGCGGCCCGAGGCGCGCCCTCGAGGCGCCGGGCGGAGGGCCTCTGCCGTCACCTATTGTTTGCGCCATATCGAGTCACTGCCACGGTGCGCAACGGAGCGCGCCGTGGCCGACGAACCCGGCGGCGCGTTCGGCGGCAGAGGGTGGCTCGAAACGCGCCGCGGAGGTGCCTGTGATCCTCGGATCCGGCTCAGCATGGGACACGGCCTGCGTTCAACTGGGGAACGCGGCTCGTCATCTGGGCCTCGACGACGGACTGCACGAACTGCTCCGCACGCCCCGCCGGGCGATCACCGTCAGCGTGCCACTGCTGCGTGACGACGGATCGCTGATGGTGTTGACCGGCTACCGGGTCCAGCACAACCTCGCCCGCGGCCCCGGCAAGGGCGGCATCCGCTTCCACCCCAGCTGCGACCTCGACGAGGTCAAGGCACTGGCGATGTGGATGACCTGGAAGTGCGCGCTGATGGGGATCCCCTACGGCGGGGCGAAGGGCGGCATCGCCGTGGAGCCGGCGCTGCTGTCCCGCCAGGAGCGCGAGCGCATGACCCGGCGCTACGCCGCCGAGCTCGTCCCCCTGATCGGGCCGGAGAAGGACATTCCCGCCCCCGACGTGGGCACCGACGAGCAGACCATGGCCTGGATCATGGACACCTACTCCGCCCACACCGGCTACACCGCGACCGGCGTCGTGACCGGCAAACCGCTGTCGATCGGCGGCTCCGCCGGGCGGGCCGGGGCGACCAGCCGCGGCGTGCAGCTCGCGTTGTTCGCCGCCCTGCGCCAGACCGGGCGGGACCCGTACGACACGACCGTCGCCATCCAGGGCTTCGGCAAGGTCGGGGCGCTCGCCGCCCAGTACCTGCACGACGCCGGCTGCAAGGTCGTCGCCGTCTCGGACGTCAAGGGCGGCGTCTACAACCCGCAGGGCCTCAACCCGGCGGCGCTGATCCGCCACCTCGCCGAGGGGGCGGAGACCGTCGTCGGTTTCCCGGGCACGGACACGCTCACCAACGACGACCTGCTCGAACTCGACGTGGACGTGCTGGTCCCCGCGGCCCTCGAAGGCGTCATCACCATCGAGAACGCGGACCGGATCAAGGCAAAGATCATCGTCGAGGGCGCCAACGGCCCGGTCACGGCGGACGCCGACCGGATCCTGGAGGACCGGGGCGTGATGGTCGTGCCGGACATCCTCGCCAACGGCGGCGGCGTCGCGGTCTCGTACTTCGAGTGGGTGCAGGACATGCAGGCCTACTTCTGGTCCGAGGACGAGGTCAACGACCGGCTGCGGACCCTGATGGAGCGGGCCTACGGCGAGGTGGCGATGCTTGCCACCACCCAGGGCGTCACCATGCGCGCCGCGGCGCACATCATCGGGGTGAGCCGGGTCGCCGAGGCCCACCAGACGCGCGGCCTCTACCCCTGAGCGACCCGCGACACCCCCGAGCGGCCCACGGCCGACACGCCGTTCCCACCTGACACCGACCCGTCCCCTCCCCCACGCCGACCCCCGAGGACGGGACCCGCTCGTCCGGGCTCAGATCCGACCGGCGGGACGCCCGCCGGCGCGAGGTGACGCGCCGGCACCGGAACGGGCCGCGCCGGGCGGCATCCCGGGATGTCCGGGACTGCCACCGGACGGTGCCGGTCGCCGAGTTGCCGAGGGTGACCACGGTCAAGGCCACCGATCGTGCGATCTCTCGGCAACTCGCGCGGCTGCCCTACCCGGCCGCCTCCCGACCGGGCCGCCTCCCGACCGAACCGCCTCCCGACCGGGCCGCGTCGGGGAACACCGCCGCCTGGGCCGCCGCGGCGGCGACGGCGAGCAGGGCGTCGCGGTCGTCGGCCGGCGCGGTGCGGTTTCGGCGGCGGTGACCGCAGCGCTCGCAGGCGTGGGTGAGCATCACGTCATGCGTGCGGGCCTCGACGGCCACCGGGCGCATCACCCCACCGCAGGCGGCCGCGCGGTCGCCGGGATGCACGTCGACGTGGCGCGAGCACAGGCAGGCCGGGCAGTGGTTGGTGTATCCGTCGCCGCGCACGGCGGTCCCACAGACGAGGCAGTCGAAGTCCTCCGTGGTGCGGGTGAATCGCCGGCTCACCGGTCCAGCGTAGCCATCGGCCGCCGGGCGGCACGGTGCGCACGGTCCGCGGACCCGGACCGCGCAGAATGCACCGCAATCGGCTCGGCCCGGTGTGCAACGAGCTCGGGTGGCGGTCATCGGCCGGAACGTGTGTTCCCGGAGACGACCGGGGATGTCGGACCCACAGGATGAAATAGTGGGCGGCGAACCATACCGGGCGTGGCGTGACCGCGCCCGACCGCGCTCGTCATCCCGGATGCGTCCCGAGGAGGTCCCGCTGTGCAGGCAGCTCAACCCCTGCCGCCCGAGGAACCCGGGCGGACGAGCACCCCGGCCGCGGAGCTGTCCGACCGCGACCGTCGCATTCTTCGCTTCGAGCAGGGCTGGTGGCGTCATCCGGGGGCGAAGGAGGAGGCGATCCGCGCCGAGTTCGGCCTGTCCTCGACCCGCTACTACCAGATCCTCAATCGACTGATCGACTCGGACGCGGCGCTGATCACCGATCCGATGCTCGTCCGGCGGCTGCGCCGGCTGCGCGAGCAGCGCCGGGCCGCCAGGTCCGGCCGCCGGGACCGGAACGAGGAGTAGAGCTCCGCATGACGCATGGCACGAGCGCGCCACCGCGACGCCGCCCCCCGGGCCGGCGCGCGGACCGGCTGCACGCCGTGGCGGCGGGGGCCGTCGCCGTCCTCGCCGTGCTCGCGGGCATCCTGCTGGTGAACCTGGTCAACGGCTCGTCCGACCCCGAGCGGCCGAAGCCGGTCGCGGCGCCCGCCCACACCCCGGACGACGCCGGCCCGAGCCCGTCGGCCTCGGCGCACCGCACGACGCCCGCGGCCTCGCCGACCCGCCGCCCGAGCCCGGCCGCGACGACGCCGCCCGCCGAGCGCCCGCCGTCCCCGACACCCGCGCCGCCGCCGGCAGCGCAGAGCCACCGGCCCACCGTGACGGCGCCGGTGGTCGTGCTGAACAACTCCCGGGTCTCCGGCCTCGCGGAGGTCGCGGCCGGGCGGGTCGAGGCGGCCGGGTTCACCGTCGAGCGGACCGGGAACTTCCAGTCGGTCTACAACGTGCCGGTCTCGACGGTGTTCTACGACGACGACGACGCCGCGGCCGCCCAGGCGCTCAAGGACGCCGTCCCGGGCATCGAGAAGATCGTCCCTCGCTCGCAGACGAGGATCGTCTCCACCGACACCCTGATCCTCGTCATCACTCGCGACTTCCCCGCCGACCCGGAAAAATGATCAGTGATCGTCCCGCCTGAGACATCCCCCGGTGGGAATGTCCGCCGGCCCTCGACCATCGACGACATCGACCCCGGGAAGGCTCCGTGAGCGATTCCGCCCCGCACAGCACGCCAGCGCCCCGCACCCCCGCCGGGGGTGCCGGGCTCGCCGCCCTGCTCACCGCGCCCGACCGCGCGCTGATCGCCCTCGACTACGACGGCACGCTCTCCCCGATCGTCGCCCGCCCGGCCGACGCCGTCCCCGCACCCGGGGCGATCGAGGCACTGCGCCGCATCTCCCGCGCGGTGGGCACGCTGGCAATCATCACCGGGCGGCCGGTCGACGCGCTGCTGGAGCTGACCGGGCTGGAGAAGCTTTCCGACCTCGGCGAGCTGGTCATCCTCGGCCAGTACGGACTGCAGCGGTGGGATTCGCAGTCCCGGGCGATCACCAGCCCGGAGCCGTTGCCGGGCGTGGCCGCCGTCCGCGCCGCGCTGCCCGAGCTGCTGCGCGACGCCCCCGCCGGCACGGTCGTCGAGGACAAGCACCAGGCGCTCGTCGTGCACGTGCGCCGCACCGCCGACCCGGACGCGGCGCTGGCCGCGCTCGCCCCGGCGCTGACGACGCTGGCCGAGGAGCACGGGCTGGAGGCCGCCCCCGGCAAGAAGGTGCTGGAGCTGCGCCCGCCCGGCCACGACAAGGGGGGCGCGCTGCGCGAGCTCGTCGCCGCCCGCGGAGCACGCTCGGTGCTCGTCGCCGGGGACGACTACGGCGACCTGCCCGCCTTCTCCGCCGTCGACGAGATGCGGGCGGGCGGGCTGCCCGGCATCTCGGTGTGCAGCGACAGCCCCGAGGTCCCCGCCGTGTTGCGGGAGCGCGCCGACCTGGTCGTCGGCGGTCCCGCGGGCATGGTCGCGCTGCTGGAGGTGCTCATCGAGCGTCTCGGCGGCTGATCGGTGCGTCGGGGCGGTCGGCGGCGAGGGCGTCGAGCTGGTCGGTGAACCAGACCCGCGGTGGCAGCCGGCCCGCCACGGCGGCGAGCTCGCCGGCGCGGCGCCGGCGGTCGGCCGCGGGCATCGTCAGCGCCGCGTGCAGGGCCTGCGCCGTCGCCTGGATGTCGAACGGGTTGATCACCAGCGCAGCCCTGCCCATCTCCGCGCAGGCCCCCGCCTCCCGGGACAGCACCAGCACGGCGTCGCGCCGCGACACGACCGGCCCCTCCTTCGCGACGAGGTTCATCCCGTCCCGGATCGGGTTGACGACGAGCACCTCGGCCAGCGAGAGCGCGGCGATCGACCGCGGGTAGTCGTCGGTGATCTCCAACCGCAGCGGCAGCCACGTGTCGGTGGCGAACTCGTCCTCGATCTCCGCGGCGAGCCGCTGCACCGCGGCCGTGTACTCGCGGTACTCCGGCAGGTCGTGCCGCGACGGGTAGGCGCAGACGAGGTGCATCACCTTGCCGCGCCACTCCGGGCGGGTCCGCAGCAGCTCGCGGTAGGCGGCGAGGCCGCGCACGATGTTCTTGGACAGCTCGGTGCGGTCGACCCGGACGATCAGGCGCCTGCCCTCGGCCAGCTCGACGAGCTCCGCGGCCCGGGCGGCGACGTCGGACGCGTCGGCCCGGTCGCGCAGCTCGTCGGCGTCGACGCCGAGCGGGTGCACGCCGATGCGCACCGTGTGCCCGGCTCCCGCCGCCCCGGCGGGCGGCGCCACCGTGATCGAGCGTCCCTCGACCCGCACACCGAGCAGACCGCGGGCGCACTCGGTGAAGGCGTCGGCCCACGCGTCGGTGAGGAACCCCAGCCGGTCGGCGCCGAGCATGCCGCGCAGGATCTGCTCGCCGACGTCGTCGGGCAGCATCCGGAAGTACTCCGGCGGCGCCCACGGGGTGTGGCTGAAGTGGCCGATGCGCAGGTCCGGGCGCAGCCGGCGCAGCTGCCCGGGGACGAGGGTCA from Frankia alni ACN14a harbors:
- a CDS encoding glycosyltransferase 87 family protein; translation: MRPDQSAPSAGAPRPPAPRATAAAGRAATSRTGPGAPRSAARRLWGGWLLTRTLLVAGVLTGQTFGAQQTVLGDVRIYAGWAHDLGHGGGLPVGDDRWQYPPGAAVALVLPELAHTLSAVPYRVAFVVLTLLADLAVTAALARRDRGAALFWVLGITALGPVALARFDLLPAAAGLAAVLAVSRARFGRAGFHLGVGTLLKVWPLLLLVAIPAPAGSPARWPARLRAGAARLAGGLAGAVGLLAAVVALTGWWRDILGFLGAQQARGLQIEAVAATPFVVAHMLGGPAPAYSYGSLQFGGSVARAVATACSLVEGVVIVAAAAWWWTRGRRPAAGPARTGDAADMPDETFRAPTGEARMVSTGGGGEDPRAMAGTLAGRALALVVVVVVTARVLSPQYLVWILALVAAGLAVAPAAASDAGAAGGGGGGVGAAGGGVGSAPAPGLGGRPWGLPGRLPVALLACAALTQLIYPWRYNDVIQGRIVLSLLLVGRNLGLLTVCWWAVRAAAGPPPARSRPRPPRRARRP
- a CDS encoding Glu/Leu/Phe/Val family dehydrogenase encodes the protein MILGSGSAWDTACVQLGNAARHLGLDDGLHELLRTPRRAITVSVPLLRDDGSLMVLTGYRVQHNLARGPGKGGIRFHPSCDLDEVKALAMWMTWKCALMGIPYGGAKGGIAVEPALLSRQERERMTRRYAAELVPLIGPEKDIPAPDVGTDEQTMAWIMDTYSAHTGYTATGVVTGKPLSIGGSAGRAGATSRGVQLALFAALRQTGRDPYDTTVAIQGFGKVGALAAQYLHDAGCKVVAVSDVKGGVYNPQGLNPAALIRHLAEGAETVVGFPGTDTLTNDDLLELDVDVLVPAALEGVITIENADRIKAKIIVEGANGPVTADADRILEDRGVMVVPDILANGGGVAVSYFEWVQDMQAYFWSEDEVNDRLRTLMERAYGEVAMLATTQGVTMRAAAHIIGVSRVAEAHQTRGLYP
- a CDS encoding RNHCP domain-containing protein, with translation MSRRFTRTTEDFDCLVCGTAVRGDGYTNHCPACLCSRHVDVHPGDRAAACGGVMRPVAVEARTHDVMLTHACERCGHRRRNRTAPADDRDALLAVAAAAAQAAVFPDAARSGGGSVGRRPGREAAG
- a CDS encoding DUF3263 domain-containing protein; protein product: MQAAQPLPPEEPGRTSTPAAELSDRDRRILRFEQGWWRHPGAKEEAIRAEFGLSSTRYYQILNRLIDSDAALITDPMLVRRLRRLREQRRAARSGRRDRNEE
- a CDS encoding LytR C-terminal domain-containing protein; the encoded protein is MTHGTSAPPRRRPPGRRADRLHAVAAGAVAVLAVLAGILLVNLVNGSSDPERPKPVAAPAHTPDDAGPSPSASAHRTTPAASPTRRPSPAATTPPAERPPSPTPAPPPAAQSHRPTVTAPVVVLNNSRVSGLAEVAAGRVEAAGFTVERTGNFQSVYNVPVSTVFYDDDDAAAAQALKDAVPGIEKIVPRSQTRIVSTDTLILVITRDFPADPEK
- the otsB gene encoding trehalose-phosphatase, translated to MSDSAPHSTPAPRTPAGGAGLAALLTAPDRALIALDYDGTLSPIVARPADAVPAPGAIEALRRISRAVGTLAIITGRPVDALLELTGLEKLSDLGELVILGQYGLQRWDSQSRAITSPEPLPGVAAVRAALPELLRDAPAGTVVEDKHQALVVHVRRTADPDAALAALAPALTTLAEEHGLEAAPGKKVLELRPPGHDKGGALRELVAARGARSVLVAGDDYGDLPAFSAVDEMRAGGLPGISVCSDSPEVPAVLRERADLVVGGPAGMVALLEVLIERLGG
- a CDS encoding alpha,alpha-trehalose-phosphate synthase (UDP-forming) encodes the protein MLVASNRGPVAFATGDSGELVLRRGAGGLVSGLGQAAADAPPDALPMVWVCAALGDADRRAVRAAPAGRLDLAGHDTGGTAVRMLDVDRVVFDRAYNAVANRILWFIQHLLYAPASQPVFDPSFRRDWAAYEAYNAMFAEALAHEAAPGASVLVQDYHLTLVPGQLRRLRPDLRIGHFSHTPWAPPEYFRMLPDDVGEQILRGMLGADRLGFLTDAWADAFTECARGLLGVRVEGRSITVAPPAGAAGAGHTVRIGVHPLGVDADELRDRADASDVAARAAELVELAEGRRLIVRVDRTELSKNIVRGLAAYRELLRTRPEWRGKVMHLVCAYPSRHDLPEYREYTAAVQRLAAEIEDEFATDTWLPLRLEITDDYPRSIAALSLAEVLVVNPIRDGMNLVAKEGPVVSRRDAVLVLSREAGACAEMGRAALVINPFDIQATAQALHAALTMPAADRRRRAGELAAVAGRLPPRVWFTDQLDALAADRPDAPISRRDAR